One Avibacterium avium genomic window carries:
- the recR gene encoding recombination mediator RecR, producing the protein MQTSPLLENLIDALRCLPGVGPKSAQRMAYHLLQRDRSGGMDLARALTAAMSQIGHCEQCRTFTEEEVCTICNNPRRQNTGLLCVVEQPSDIQAIEQTGQFSGRYFVLMGHLSPLDGIGPREIGLDLLNRRLQNEAFREVILATNPTVEGEATANYIAELCMQQNIKVTRIAHGIPVGGELETVDSNTLGHSFSGRREIQY; encoded by the coding sequence AAAATCTTATTGACGCATTACGCTGTTTACCCGGTGTTGGCCCGAAATCTGCACAACGAATGGCCTATCATTTATTGCAACGAGATCGCAGCGGTGGAATGGATCTGGCGCGCGCATTAACCGCCGCAATGTCGCAAATTGGCCATTGCGAACAGTGCCGAACTTTTACGGAAGAAGAAGTTTGCACCATTTGCAATAATCCACGCCGTCAAAACACAGGCTTGCTTTGTGTGGTAGAGCAGCCTTCCGACATTCAAGCCATTGAACAAACAGGGCAATTTTCAGGGCGTTATTTTGTCTTAATGGGGCATCTTTCCCCGTTAGACGGCATTGGGCCAAGAGAAATCGGCTTAGATTTACTAAACAGACGCCTACAAAATGAAGCCTTTCGTGAAGTGATTCTTGCCACCAACCCAACGGTGGAAGGCGAAGCAACCGCCAATTACATCGCGGAACTTTGTATGCAACAAAATATCAAAGTAACCCGCATTGCGCACGGCATTCCTGTCGGCGGCGAGTTAGAAACCGTGGATAGCAACACCCTCGGGCATTCTTTCTCAGGGCGGAGAGAGATTCAGTATTAG
- a CDS encoding O-antigen ligase family protein, whose translation MLNKRYSFGYLFVNTAVSIYFLSIFLFKRSYNIAPALLILAALILFITSKERKNIFKFNNEQKTLAFSYLFYFATLAFSVLFHHGKLNELDNPSRILLFLPIIPLLVNYKLSFHILIKVIPFSALLAGVIALIQRFYLGYEQAYSNVMHIQGGDMAMSLGVFSICISLYFWTNKNKKFALFILFCALMGMLGSILSTARGGWIGVPFILAFTLYIYRKKLPKYFFPILFSAISTFVVIVSLTNTGGIIDRINAAKADITQYVSSENTSTSVGARFDMWKASWIAIQEKPILGWGKQGIYDKKQELAKEGIISEYAASFVHNHNQFIDDTVKKGLIGLIALLFVFIVPLRFFISNLKTDNPELLCLSSLGIIHVISTMFYNFSQSFFSHNSGNIFYFFLIVIFYAAIKVLKNKN comes from the coding sequence ATGCTTAATAAACGTTATTCTTTTGGTTATTTATTTGTAAACACTGCTGTTTCAATTTATTTTTTATCCATCTTTCTTTTTAAGCGTAGCTATAACATTGCTCCCGCCTTACTCATTTTAGCAGCACTGATTCTTTTTATAACAAGTAAAGAAAGAAAAAATATCTTTAAATTTAATAACGAACAAAAGACATTAGCGTTCAGTTATCTTTTCTACTTTGCAACACTTGCATTTTCTGTATTATTCCATCACGGAAAATTAAACGAATTAGATAATCCTAGTCGCATTTTGCTATTCTTACCAATCATTCCATTATTAGTTAATTACAAACTTAGCTTTCATATTTTAATAAAAGTTATTCCTTTCTCTGCCTTATTAGCTGGAGTTATTGCACTTATTCAGCGTTTTTATCTTGGGTATGAACAAGCATATAGTAATGTTATGCATATTCAAGGTGGTGATATGGCTATGAGCTTAGGTGTTTTTTCAATTTGTATTAGTCTATATTTTTGGACAAATAAAAATAAGAAATTTGCCCTATTCATATTATTCTGCGCATTAATGGGAATGTTAGGAAGCATTTTATCCACAGCTCGTGGTGGCTGGATTGGTGTACCATTTATACTGGCTTTCACCTTATATATTTATCGCAAAAAACTGCCTAAATATTTCTTTCCTATCCTATTTTCTGCAATTTCAACATTTGTTGTTATTGTTTCTCTCACCAACACGGGAGGCATTATTGATCGCATCAATGCGGCTAAAGCAGATATTACGCAATATGTGAGTAGCGAAAACACTTCTACTTCTGTTGGTGCACGTTTCGATATGTGGAAAGCCTCTTGGATTGCGATTCAAGAAAAACCTATTTTAGGTTGGGGCAAACAAGGTATTTACGACAAAAAACAAGAACTTGCAAAAGAAGGCATTATTAGTGAATATGCAGCAAGTTTCGTGCATAACCACAATCAATTTATTGATGATACAGTAAAAAAAGGGCTAATTGGACTTATAGCCTTATTATTTGTTTTTATTGTTCCTTTACGCTTTTTTATTAGCAACTTAAAAACAGATAATCCAGAACTATTATGCCTTTCTAGTTTGGGGATCATTCACGTTATATCTACAATGTTTTATAATTTTTCACAAAGTTTCTTTAGCCATAACTCAGGAAATATTTTCTATTTCTTTTTGATTGTGATTTTTTATGCTGCTATTAAAGTGCTAAAGAATAAAAATTAA
- the leuD gene encoding 3-isopropylmalate dehydratase small subunit: MAGFKQHSGIVVPLDVANVDTDAIIPKQFLQAITRVGFGKHLFHEWRYLDAAGTQPNPDFVLNYPQYQGASILLARKNLGCGSSREHAPWALADYGFKVMIAPSFADIFYNNSLNNHMLPIRLSEEEIEEIFQWVWANQGASIDVDLEKMTVTVGEKVYPFELDEFRRHCLLNGLDNIGLTLQHENAIAEYEKNIPAFLR; the protein is encoded by the coding sequence ATGGCAGGCTTTAAACAGCATTCAGGCATTGTCGTGCCTTTAGATGTGGCAAATGTGGATACCGATGCCATTATTCCAAAACAATTTTTGCAAGCCATCACCCGCGTAGGGTTTGGCAAGCATTTATTCCACGAATGGCGTTATCTCGATGCAGCAGGCACGCAGCCTAATCCTGATTTTGTGCTGAACTACCCGCAATATCAAGGGGCAAGCATTTTATTGGCACGCAAAAATCTTGGCTGCGGCTCATCTCGCGAACACGCCCCTTGGGCATTGGCAGATTATGGTTTCAAAGTGATGATCGCCCCAAGTTTTGCGGATATTTTCTATAACAACAGCTTGAACAACCATATGTTACCCATCCGTTTAAGCGAAGAAGAAATCGAAGAAATCTTCCAATGGGTGTGGGCAAATCAAGGGGCGAGCATTGATGTAGACTTAGAAAAAATGACCGTAACCGTAGGTGAAAAAGTCTACCCCTTTGAACTAGACGAATTCCGCCGCCACTGCCTATTAAATGGCTTAGACAACATCGGACTCACCCTCCAACACGAAAACGCCATTGCAGAATATGAGAAAAATATTCCTGCGTTTTTGAGATAA
- the leuC gene encoding 3-isopropylmalate dehydratase large subunit, with translation MTKKTLYDKLFDVHIVYESEGETPILYINRHLIHEVTSPQAFDGLRVANRQVRQVGKTFGTMDHSISTQVRDVNKLEGQAKIQVLELAKNCANTGIELFDMNTKQQGIVHVMGPEQGLTLPGMTIVCGDSHTATHGAFGALAFGIGTSEVEHVLATQTLKQSRAKNMKIEVRGKVAPGITAKDIVLAIIGKTTMAGGTGHVVEFCGEAIRDLSMEGRMTVCNMAIELGAKAGLIAPDETTFEYLKGRPYAPKGKDWDDAVAYWKTLKTDEDAEFDTVIVLDAKDISPQVTWGTNPGQVIGIDQTVPNPAEMNDPVVRASAEKALAYIGLAANTDLTQVPVDQVFIGSCTNSRIEDLRAAAAVMKGRKVAENVKRVLVVPGSGLVKEQAEKEGLDKIFIEAGAQWRNPGCSMCLGMNDDQLGEWERCASTSNRNFEGRQGRNGRTHLVSPAMAAAAAVFGKFVDIRQVELL, from the coding sequence CAAATTATTCGATGTCCACATCGTTTACGAATCAGAAGGCGAAACACCGATTTTATACATCAATCGCCATTTAATTCACGAAGTAACCAGCCCACAAGCCTTTGACGGATTGCGTGTTGCCAATCGCCAAGTGCGTCAAGTGGGTAAAACCTTTGGTACAATGGATCACAGCATTTCAACACAAGTGCGTGATGTAAATAAATTAGAAGGACAAGCCAAAATCCAAGTATTAGAACTTGCCAAAAACTGTGCCAATACAGGGATTGAATTGTTCGATATGAACACCAAACAACAAGGTATCGTTCACGTTATGGGGCCAGAGCAAGGTTTAACCTTACCGGGAATGACTATCGTATGTGGGGATTCCCACACTGCCACGCACGGCGCATTTGGCGCATTAGCGTTTGGGATTGGTACATCAGAAGTGGAACACGTTCTTGCTACCCAAACCTTAAAACAAAGCCGTGCTAAAAATATGAAAATTGAAGTGCGTGGCAAAGTTGCCCCAGGGATTACGGCAAAAGACATAGTGCTTGCTATTATCGGCAAAACCACAATGGCAGGTGGCACAGGACACGTTGTAGAATTTTGCGGTGAAGCCATTCGTGATCTTTCTATGGAAGGAAGAATGACCGTTTGCAATATGGCCATTGAACTTGGTGCAAAAGCAGGATTAATCGCACCAGATGAAACGACATTTGAATACTTGAAAGGTCGCCCTTATGCCCCGAAAGGCAAAGATTGGGACGATGCGGTAGCTTATTGGAAAACCTTGAAAACCGATGAGGACGCAGAATTTGACACAGTGATCGTATTAGACGCGAAAGACATTTCACCACAGGTAACTTGGGGAACGAACCCAGGGCAAGTGATCGGCATTGATCAAACCGTGCCAAATCCCGCTGAAATGAATGATCCTGTGGTTCGTGCTTCTGCCGAAAAAGCCTTGGCTTACATTGGCTTAGCCGCCAACACCGATTTAACCCAAGTGCCTGTAGATCAAGTGTTTATCGGCTCTTGTACCAACTCCCGCATTGAAGATTTGCGTGCGGCAGCAGCGGTAATGAAAGGACGCAAAGTGGCTGAAAATGTGAAACGGGTGCTAGTTGTACCGGGTTCAGGCTTAGTTAAAGAGCAAGCGGAAAAAGAAGGCTTAGATAAAATTTTTATTGAAGCAGGAGCGCAATGGCGTAACCCGGGCTGTTCAATGTGTTTAGGAATGAATGATGACCAATTAGGCGAATGGGAACGTTGTGCTTCCACCAGTAACCGTAACTTTGAAGGTCGCCAAGGGCGTAACGGACGGACGCATTTAGTCAGCCCCGCAATGGCAGCGGCGGCGGCAGTGTTCGGCAAATTTGTTGATATTCGTCAAGTGGAATTACTTTAA